The DNA segment CTTCAAACTCGACTTTCGATTCAAATGAAGAGATGAAAATGTAAAATAAACTGTTTCAATAAAATCTCTGCGAAAGCAGGAATCCAGGGTCTGGCAGAATAAGACAAATCCCAATTACGGGATAGCCTCTGAAGCCTGATTTTTGTACCGGACGATCATTTCACGCTCCACGCGGGCGATTTCCAGGTTGAAATACAGCAACGGTTTATGCTATAAAAAAGATAGGAATTAGTGTTAAACCTCAGTGCAATATATCTTAATGACCTCGTGGAGGACTGGCAATGGCTAAAAAAAGGGTTTTCTTTTTTGGTAATGGTAAAGCGGACGGAAACAGAACGTTACGGAATTTATTGGGCGGAAAGGGAGCCGACCTCGCCGAGATGACGAATCTGGGCATCCCCGTTCCCGCCGGCTTTACCATCACTACCGAAGTCTGCATCGAGTACTATAAAAATAAACGGAGATATCCCGAAGGCCTCAGGGAAGAGGTCGAGCGAAATATGGCCAAAGTCGAAAAGGCCATGGGCCGAAAGTATCAGGACGTGAACAATCCTCTCCTGGTTTCGGTTCGATCGGGCGCCCGCGTCTCAATGCCCGGCATGATGGACACCGTCCTCAATATCGGGCTTAACGAGACAACGCTCCAGGGACTGGTCCGGCAGACCGGAAATGAACGGTTCGGGTATGATTCTTACCGGCGCTTTGTTCAAATGTACGGGCACGTCGTGATGGGAGTCGAAGACGACGTCTTCGAGCATCTCATCGATCAGAAGAAGAAAGAAAAAGGCGTGACTCTCGACATCGATCTTGGCGCCGACGATTGGAAAGACCTCTCTCATAAATTCAAAGACGCCATTTATGAAAAGACCGGACAGCCTTTTCCGGAAGAGCCGCAAAAACAGCTGTGGGGAGCTATCGGCGCCGTCTTCGAGTCATGGGAAAACAAGCGGGCCCGAAAATACCGCGAGCTGCATGGAATCCCTCATGACTGGGGCACCGCGGTAAATGTGCAGGCGATGGTTTTCGGAAACATGGGCGACGACTGCGCCACCGGCGTCGCATTCACACGCGATCCCGCCACCGGCGAACGTGTTTTCTACGGCGAGTTCCTGCCCAACGCGCAGGGGGAGGACGTTGTCGCCGGTATTCGGACTCCTCAACCGATAAACAAGGCCAGGAAGACCGACCCCAACATGATCTCGCTCGAGGAGTACATGCCCAGGGTCTACAAGGAACTCGTCCAGATCTATCGGAAGCTGGAGAAACATTTCACGGAAATGCAGGATATCGAGTTCACGATCGAACGCGGTAAACTCTGGATGCTGCAAACGCGCACGGGCAAGCGAACCGTTACCGCAGCCATCAAAATCGCCTCCGATATGGTCAAAGAAGGCCTCATCGACAAGCGAACCGCACTCCTGCGTATACCAACCGGACAGCTCGATCAGTTGCTTCACCCAACCTTCGATCCCAAGGCCGAGCGCGAAGTCATAGCCCGCGGGCTGCCCGCTTCACCAGGCGCAGCGACCGGAAAAATCGTCTTCTCGGCTGAACGGGCCGAGGAACTCTCCGGACTCGGCGAGAAAGTAATTCTCGTCCGCATCGAAACTTCACCGGAGGATATCGGCGGGATGGCCGTCGCACAAGGAATCCTCACTCAACGCGGCGGAATGACTTCCCATGCCGCCGTCGTCGCAAGAGGAATGGGAAAATGCTGTGTCGCGGGATGCGGCAACATTAATATCAATTATGCCAATAGCTCGTTCAGCGTCAATAGCCGGGTCTTTAATGAGGGCGATTCAATCTCTCTCGACGGGACCACCGGCGAGGTCATGGTGGGAGAGGTCAGGACCGTGATCCCGACTCTCGGCGGAGATTTCGGCACCGTCATGAAATGGGCCGACCAGACGCGCCACCTGAAAGTCCGCACCAATGCCGACACGCCTCACGATGCAGCCGTGGCGCGCAGATTCGGCGCCGAAGGCATCGGACTCTGCCGCACAGAGCACATGTTCTTCGAGGGCGACCGCGTCATGGCCGTCCGCGAAATGATCCTGGCATCCGACAAGCCGGGACGAGAAAAAGCGCTTACCAAGCTCTTGCCGATGCAAAAGGGCGACTTCATAGGCATCTTCAAGGAAATGGAGGGCCTGCCGGTCACCATCCGCTTGCTCGACCCACCGCTCCACGAGTTCCTGCCGCATGAGACCGAACAGATCGAGGCCCTTGCGCAAGATATGGGTGTTTCCGTCGATAAGCTAAGGGAGAAGGTTGAGAGCCTGAAGGAATTCAATCCGATGCTCGGCCACCGCGGGTGCCGCCTGGGAATCACCTATCCGGAAATCTACCGCATGCAGACCAGGGCAATAATAGAGGCGGCCTGCGAACTTGCAAAACAAAAAATAAAGGTGATACCGGAAATCATGATCCCGCTCGTCGGCGATGTCAACGAAATCCGAATTCTGAAGCAGGATGTGTTGGATGTCGCCAAACAGGTCATGAAAGAACAGGGAATCAAGGTGAAATTCACCGTCGGCACCATGATCGAAGTGCCGCGCGGCGCAATTACCGCAGACAGAATCGCCGAAGAGGCCGAATTCTTCTCCTTCGGCACCAACGACCTCACACAAATGGCCTATGGGTTCAGCCGCGACGACAGCGTCAAGTTCCTGCAGGATTATCTGGACAAGGGAATCTTCGATAAAGACCCGTTCCAGGTCCTCGACCAGGTGGGCGTAGGCGAGCTGATGAAGATGGCGGTCGAGCGGGGCAGAAGCGTCCGCGGCGACTTGAAACTTGGCATCTGCGGAGAACACGGTGGCGAACCTTCATCCGTCGAATTCTGTCACCGAATCGGGCTCGACTATGTCAGCTGCTCCCCCTACAGGGTGCCAATAGCCCGCCTCGCAGCGGCCCAGGCCGTCATGAGAGACTCACAGCCGGCCAAAGCGCGGCAGGCGCCAAAACAGAAGAAGACAGCGAAAAAAAGAACGGCAGCCGCGGCAAGAAAACGTGCTTCGGCCGCCTCGAAGAAGCGGAGGAAATAGGGGAGTTGCAGTGCGCTGAATAGCGCCTCTATTAATCAAAAATTCTGGCGGCTAAGCTATGAATGCGCCGGAGGGAACTTAAAGTAAAACCTTAAGGTAAAGTATGGAAAACTATGGTATAATTGAATATGTGCAAATTGTGCTGGTGGGCATCTATTGCATCGCCCTCTGGTTCTATCTCGACAGAGCCTTGAAATAAGAAAGAAGGAATCACTCATTTGAACAATAACAAGCGGATCGGGAGGATTCTCTTTTTAATTGCGCTGGTCTCGACGGTTTTAGTTGTTTGGATCGGGTGCGGGCAACAGAGCCCCAAAACGGCTCAACCGAAATCATCGGCGCCGGCGGGGACCGCCGCTTTGGATATTCCTCAAACTGAATACAGGCCGCAAATTGGCACGTACGGCGGCTATCTTATAGACAGCAGCATATCTAATCCAAAGAGCTTCAACCCCATCATTGCGCAGGAAACCTCCACTACCGAACTCACCCAATATATTTTCGAAGGACTCACCCGGATAGACGGCATTACGAACGAGCCCGTCCCGTCCCTCGCGAAAAGCTGGGAGGTATCGGAAGACGGATTGAGCTGGACGCTTCATCTGCGCGAGGATGTGAAATGGAACGATGGCAAGCCGTTAACCGCCGCCGACGTCGTGTTCACGTATAAGCAGCTCATTTACAACAAGGATATTCCAGCGAACAGCCGCGACATTTTTACGCTTGAGGGCAAGGAGTTCGAAGTCAAGAAGCTTGATGCGCATACAGTCGTTTTCACAACGCCTTCGATCTTTGCGCCGTTTCTCCGGGGGCTCACTCAGGCGATCATGCCCAAACACGTGCTCGAGGAGCCGGTAAAGAATGGAGTTTTTAACTCCACTTGGGGTGTCGATTCCAAACCTGAGGCCATTGTGGGAACCGGTCCATTCATGCTTGAGCGATACGAGCCCAGCCAGCGCGTGGTCTTCAAGCGGAACCCCCACTATTGGGACACCGACGCTCAAGGGAATCGGCTTCCGTATCTCGATGGTATCATCGTGCTGATCGTTCCCAACCCTGATGTGGCTCTGTTGAAGTTCCAGGACGGTGAAATCGATTTCTTCGGTCTCCGCGGCTCTGATTTTCCCATCCTCAAGCCGCTTGAAAAGGCGAAAAACTTCACCGTTTTCCGTGTAGGCCCGGCACTCGGGACCAACTTTGTGGTCTTTAACCAGAATCCGGGAAAGAATCCGGAAACCGGAAAGCCGTACCTCGATCCACGGAAGCTGAAATGGTTTACAAACCAGGAATTCAGGAAAGCCGTCGCCTATGCGCTTGACCGGCAGGGGATGATCAATTCTGCGATGAACGGATTGGCGTATCCGCAGCATGCCTCGGTCAGCCCGAGCGCCGGCTTCTTCCATAATCCCAACGTCAAGAAATATGAGTATGAGCCGGAGAAGGCCCGCTCGATTCTGGCCTCGGCAGGTTTTATCGACAGGAACGGCGACGGCTATATCGAAGACTCCGACGGAAACAAGGTGGAATTTAATCTGTTCACAAATGCAGAGAATACCGTGCGCGTCAAGCTGTCGGATATCATACGAAAAGACCTCGAATCCATTGGAATGCAGGTGCATTTTACACCGCTCGAATTCAACAACCTGGTGGACAAAATGAATGCTACCATGGATTGGGACGCCATTCTCCTTGGTCTCACGGGAGGACCAGAGCCTCACTTCGCCAAGAACGTCTGGTATTCATCCGGGCAGCTCCATCTGTGGAACCCGCGCGAGGAGGAACCGGCAACCGAATGGGAAGCCCGGATCGATGAGATTTTCAATCAGGCGGTCAAGGAACTCGATCAGAACAAGAGAAAAGAACTGTATGACGAGTGGCAGTTGATCGTATCGGAGCAACTTCCGCTCATTTACACGGTTTTGCCTGATTCCATTTATGCCGTCCGCAATAAATTCGGCAATTTGCACCCCACAGTTCTCGGAGGTCCTTTCCATAACATCGAGGAGATATACGTCCTCAAGTGAGGCAGTCGTTTCTGAGATGTCTGCGCCCACGAATACGGATCGTGGGCTTCCTTGTGTTTGGAAGCAATTGGTGAAATGAAAGCGTACATAGTTAGAAGATTACTCACTCTCTTCCCGCTGGTGCTTGCGATGTCGTTTGTCACCTTCATGTTCATTCAGTTGGCGCCCGGAGATTATTTCGCCACATTGCGGCTCAACCCGCAGATTTCGGAAGAGACGGTGGCTCGCCTCGAAGCCCAGTATCACATGGACAAGCCTCCTATTGTCCAGTACGGATACTGGCTGAAAAATATCGTTGTATCGGCGCGGCATCTGCGACTCGATCTCGGGTACTCCATCTCGCAAAAGCAGCCTGTCTCCACCGTGATCGCGAGCAGGCTCGTCAATACCCTGCTTCTCTCGATATCCGCGATCCTGATCACGTGGCTCGTGGCGATTCCCATCGGCATTTATTCGGCCGTGCACCAGTACTCCTGGGGCGACAAGTTCTTTTCCGCCCTCGCATTCGTGGGAATGTCGCTGCCGGGGTTCTTCCTCGCGCTGCTCATGCTGTATTATTTCGGGTCCGAATTGGGAATCCTGCCCATCGGCGGCCTGAAAAGCCCCAACTACGACCAGCTCTCGGCGATGGGAAAAGCCGGAGATATGGCGGCCCATTTGGTCATACCGACCGTAGTTCTGGCCATCGGCGGGCTCGCAAGCCTCCAGCGGATCATGCGGGGGAATATGCTCGAAGTGCTGAGAATGCAGTACGTCACCACGGCCAGGGCCAAGGGACTTCCGGAAAAACGGGTGATTTACCGGCATGCGCTTCGCAATGCGATCAATCCAATGGTGACCATTTTCGGATTCGAGCTTTCCAGTTTGCTCAGCGGAGCCGCTCTCCTCGAAATCGTGTGCGGGTATCCCGGCCTCGGTCAGGTGCTGCTCGAAGCGGTACGCAGTCAGGATATTTTCCTGGTGATGGGCAGCATGCTTATAGGAGGCGTCATGCTCATTGTGGGCAATCTGGTCGCCGATGTGCTTCTGGCCATCGTTGACCCACAGGTATCATATCAATGAACGAGCGTGCTCGAGAAACAAAGATGAACCAGCCTGTCTCGCAGACCAGGATAGCCTTGCGCCATCTCCGCCGCCACAAACTGGCCATGATGAGTCTCGGCGTGCTCGTCGTCCTGTACGTCGTGTCGACTTTCGCCGATTTCATCGCGCCCTACGGGTTCGATAACGAAGAGAGAGGCCTCTCGTACTGTCCGCCGATGCAGGTCCATTTCGTTGACGAGAACGGCGATTTTCATTTACGGCCGTTTGTCTATCGGTATTCCTATGCGTTCGACGAATTCTACAATCGCATCTATGTCCAGGACACGTCCGTACGCTATCCGATAAAGTTTTTTGTCGAGGGTGACCGGCACCGCCTCCTGGGCATTATTCCCGTGACAACGCATCTGTTCGGGGTGGATCAGCCGGCACGGCTCTACCTTCTCGGCGCCGACTATCGCGGGCGCGACGTGCTCTCCCGCATCCTGTACGGCAGCCGCGTCTCCCTCTCGATCGGATTTATCGGCGTCGCCATTTCCCTTTTTCTCGGAATGATTATCGGAGGCATCTCCGGATATTTCGGGGGGAAAACCGACAATGCTCTCATGCGCCTGACTGAGATGGTGATGATGATACCCGGCTTTTACCTGATGTTGGCGCTTCGAGCCGCGTTCCCGCCCGGACTGTCTTCGGTCGAAGTGTACCTCATGATCGTTCTCATCATGAGTTTTATCGGGTGGGCCGGCCTGTCGCGCGTCATTCGCGGAATGGTGCTTTCGATTCGCGAAAAAGAATACGTCACTGCCGCGCGCGCATCCGGAGAAAACTCCATGCGCATCATCGTCCGCCACATTTTGCCGAACACCCTTTCATATGTTATCGTGGCGGTGACGCTGAGCATCCCCGGATACATCCTGGGCGAGTCGGCGCTCAGCCTGATCGGGGTGGGCATACAGGAACCATACGCGAGTTGGGGCAACATGCTCAGCGAAGCCATGAATATCGGTGAAATCAAGTTTCATCCATGGATTCTCATTCCTGGAATCTTCATCTTTGTCTCCATCATGGCGTTCAACTTCCTCGGCGATGGGTTGAGGGATGCCTTCGATCCGAGATTGGCTATGGGAGAAGAAAAAGCCTGATGAAACCGCTCCTGCAAGTCAAAGATTTAAAAACTTATTTTTATTCAGATTCAAAGGTGGCCCGCGCCGTCGACGGAGTAAGCTTCCGGATAGGGGAGGGGCGCACCTTTGGTCTGGTCGGCGAAAGCGGATGCGGAAAGAGCATGACCGCCCTCTCCATTCTCAGGCTGGTACCCTCGCCGCCGGGAAGGATCGTGGGCGGCGAAATCATTTTCGAGGACCGAAATTTGCTGAAGTTGTCTGAACCGCAAATGCGGGCGGTCAGGGGCAACGACATCGCCATGATATTCCAGGAACCGATGACCTCGCTCAACCCGGTTTTTACCGTCGGTTATCAGGTGGCTGAAGCGATTCGCCTCCATCGAAAAGTCTCCCGCGCCGAAGCGAAGGCGATGGTGATCGATCTCTTTCGAAAAGTAAAAATTCCTTCGCCCGAGCAGCGGTACAAGGACTATCCGCACCAATTGTCGGGCGGAATGAAACAGCGCGTGATGATTGCAATGGCCATCTCATGCAATCCGAAGCTTCTGATCGCGGATGAGCCGACGACCGCTCTCGATGTCACGATCCAGGCGCAGATTCTCGAACTGCTGAACGATTTGAGGAAAGAGTTCAACATGTCGACGCTCCTGATCACCCACGACCTGGGCGTCATCGCCGAGACGACCGATGATGTGGCAGTCATGTATGCCGGCCAGATCGTCGAGTACGCCACCACCCGCACCCTGTTCACAAATCCGAAACATCCGTATACGATCGGCTTGTTCGGATCGCTTCCGCGAATGGGGGAAAAGGGCGAATCGCTGAGAACAATCGAAGGCTTTGTTCCCGATCCCGGTAATTATCCCGGCGGCTGCCGCTTCGAGCCGCGATGCAGCTATAGTGATGAACCGTGCAGGCGAGTTGAATCCGAGCTTCGCGAAATAGAGCCGGGACATTCTGTCCGCTGCCTGAAAGTGAGAGAATGACTATTCTTTATTGGATCATCAGCGTTAACACCGCCTTCGCTCTTGCATTTGCATTCTGGGTGAGCGCCGACGCGAGACGCAATCGGCGGCCGGCTACCCGCTGGTTCTTCGGATCATTATTGATCGGTGCCGCTTTCGGGGCGCCCAATGGCGCTTTCTCATATCACGTTTTCTATCAGGCGATCGAGCGCGGTCATAGTGCAAAAAGATGGGCCGCATTCTGCGCAGTGTTCTCCTTACC comes from the Candidatus Abyssobacteria bacterium SURF_5 genome and includes:
- a CDS encoding pyruvate, phosphate dikinase translates to MAKKRVFFFGNGKADGNRTLRNLLGGKGADLAEMTNLGIPVPAGFTITTEVCIEYYKNKRRYPEGLREEVERNMAKVEKAMGRKYQDVNNPLLVSVRSGARVSMPGMMDTVLNIGLNETTLQGLVRQTGNERFGYDSYRRFVQMYGHVVMGVEDDVFEHLIDQKKKEKGVTLDIDLGADDWKDLSHKFKDAIYEKTGQPFPEEPQKQLWGAIGAVFESWENKRARKYRELHGIPHDWGTAVNVQAMVFGNMGDDCATGVAFTRDPATGERVFYGEFLPNAQGEDVVAGIRTPQPINKARKTDPNMISLEEYMPRVYKELVQIYRKLEKHFTEMQDIEFTIERGKLWMLQTRTGKRTVTAAIKIASDMVKEGLIDKRTALLRIPTGQLDQLLHPTFDPKAEREVIARGLPASPGAATGKIVFSAERAEELSGLGEKVILVRIETSPEDIGGMAVAQGILTQRGGMTSHAAVVARGMGKCCVAGCGNININYANSSFSVNSRVFNEGDSISLDGTTGEVMVGEVRTVIPTLGGDFGTVMKWADQTRHLKVRTNADTPHDAAVARRFGAEGIGLCRTEHMFFEGDRVMAVREMILASDKPGREKALTKLLPMQKGDFIGIFKEMEGLPVTIRLLDPPLHEFLPHETEQIEALAQDMGVSVDKLREKVESLKEFNPMLGHRGCRLGITYPEIYRMQTRAIIEAACELAKQKIKVIPEIMIPLVGDVNEIRILKQDVLDVAKQVMKEQGIKVKFTVGTMIEVPRGAITADRIAEEAEFFSFGTNDLTQMAYGFSRDDSVKFLQDYLDKGIFDKDPFQVLDQVGVGELMKMAVERGRSVRGDLKLGICGEHGGEPSSVEFCHRIGLDYVSCSPYRVPIARLAAAQAVMRDSQPAKARQAPKQKKTAKKRTAAAARKRASAASKKRRK
- a CDS encoding ABC transporter substrate-binding protein yields the protein MTHLNNNKRIGRILFLIALVSTVLVVWIGCGQQSPKTAQPKSSAPAGTAALDIPQTEYRPQIGTYGGYLIDSSISNPKSFNPIIAQETSTTELTQYIFEGLTRIDGITNEPVPSLAKSWEVSEDGLSWTLHLREDVKWNDGKPLTAADVVFTYKQLIYNKDIPANSRDIFTLEGKEFEVKKLDAHTVVFTTPSIFAPFLRGLTQAIMPKHVLEEPVKNGVFNSTWGVDSKPEAIVGTGPFMLERYEPSQRVVFKRNPHYWDTDAQGNRLPYLDGIIVLIVPNPDVALLKFQDGEIDFFGLRGSDFPILKPLEKAKNFTVFRVGPALGTNFVVFNQNPGKNPETGKPYLDPRKLKWFTNQEFRKAVAYALDRQGMINSAMNGLAYPQHASVSPSAGFFHNPNVKKYEYEPEKARSILASAGFIDRNGDGYIEDSDGNKVEFNLFTNAENTVRVKLSDIIRKDLESIGMQVHFTPLEFNNLVDKMNATMDWDAILLGLTGGPEPHFAKNVWYSSGQLHLWNPREEEPATEWEARIDEIFNQAVKELDQNKRKELYDEWQLIVSEQLPLIYTVLPDSIYAVRNKFGNLHPTVLGGPFHNIEEIYVLK
- a CDS encoding ABC transporter permease, whose amino-acid sequence is MKAYIVRRLLTLFPLVLAMSFVTFMFIQLAPGDYFATLRLNPQISEETVARLEAQYHMDKPPIVQYGYWLKNIVVSARHLRLDLGYSISQKQPVSTVIASRLVNTLLLSISAILITWLVAIPIGIYSAVHQYSWGDKFFSALAFVGMSLPGFFLALLMLYYFGSELGILPIGGLKSPNYDQLSAMGKAGDMAAHLVIPTVVLAIGGLASLQRIMRGNMLEVLRMQYVTTARAKGLPEKRVIYRHALRNAINPMVTIFGFELSSLLSGAALLEIVCGYPGLGQVLLEAVRSQDIFLVMGSMLIGGVMLIVGNLVADVLLAIVDPQVSYQ
- a CDS encoding ABC transporter permease, coding for MNQPVSQTRIALRHLRRHKLAMMSLGVLVVLYVVSTFADFIAPYGFDNEERGLSYCPPMQVHFVDENGDFHLRPFVYRYSYAFDEFYNRIYVQDTSVRYPIKFFVEGDRHRLLGIIPVTTHLFGVDQPARLYLLGADYRGRDVLSRILYGSRVSLSIGFIGVAISLFLGMIIGGISGYFGGKTDNALMRLTEMVMMIPGFYLMLALRAAFPPGLSSVEVYLMIVLIMSFIGWAGLSRVIRGMVLSIREKEYVTAARASGENSMRIIVRHILPNTLSYVIVAVTLSIPGYILGESALSLIGVGIQEPYASWGNMLSEAMNIGEIKFHPWILIPGIFIFVSIMAFNFLGDGLRDAFDPRLAMGEEKA
- a CDS encoding ABC transporter ATP-binding protein, coding for MMKPLLQVKDLKTYFYSDSKVARAVDGVSFRIGEGRTFGLVGESGCGKSMTALSILRLVPSPPGRIVGGEIIFEDRNLLKLSEPQMRAVRGNDIAMIFQEPMTSLNPVFTVGYQVAEAIRLHRKVSRAEAKAMVIDLFRKVKIPSPEQRYKDYPHQLSGGMKQRVMIAMAISCNPKLLIADEPTTALDVTIQAQILELLNDLRKEFNMSTLLITHDLGVIAETTDDVAVMYAGQIVEYATTRTLFTNPKHPYTIGLFGSLPRMGEKGESLRTIEGFVPDPGNYPGGCRFEPRCSYSDEPCRRVESELREIEPGHSVRCLKVRE